A stretch of the Verrucomicrobiota bacterium genome encodes the following:
- a CDS encoding phosphatidylserine/phosphatidylglycerophosphate/cardiolipin synthase family protein has product MSDSDRATLQWLRTGDEAFASMLKAVQDARRSIELETYIYAPGPFSNQLRDSLVLAAHRGVQVRLLIDAWGSQDLDPAYWEPFQDAGGHFRWFNRGALAGLTFRDHRKLLLCDGRVAFTGGFNIAPEYEGDGVKRGWRDVGLRVEGPLVESLGEGFEAMWEASLLRHPRFMRWRRSLTRRFPQSHRHEVLWGFPGRGTHPFKQALLEDLDQAQDVRLMSAYFLPTLRIRRALWRVLRRGGRVRLLVPGISDVPMSQSATMFLYDKLLRSGVELFEYQPQILHGKLILIDNVVYAGSSNLDTRSLNINYEVMLRMTDRRLVEEARSLFDGALLHSRRVQLKTWRRERPWYRRWHQAWSYLFLSRIDLYFAKKMWRRSG; this is encoded by the coding sequence ATGAGCGATTCTGATCGAGCGACACTGCAGTGGCTGCGGACAGGCGATGAAGCCTTTGCCTCCATGCTGAAGGCGGTGCAGGACGCCCGTCGCTCGATCGAACTCGAAACCTACATTTATGCGCCCGGCCCGTTCTCCAATCAGTTGCGCGACAGCCTCGTCCTCGCCGCGCATCGCGGTGTCCAAGTGCGCCTTCTCATCGACGCGTGGGGATCGCAGGACTTGGATCCGGCCTATTGGGAACCGTTTCAGGACGCGGGGGGCCATTTCCGCTGGTTCAACCGTGGAGCGCTGGCGGGGCTCACGTTTCGAGACCATCGCAAGCTGCTGCTCTGCGACGGGAGGGTCGCGTTTACGGGCGGATTCAACATCGCTCCGGAATATGAAGGGGACGGAGTGAAAAGAGGCTGGCGCGATGTGGGGTTGCGCGTCGAAGGGCCGCTGGTCGAATCGTTGGGCGAGGGATTCGAGGCCATGTGGGAAGCTTCCTTGCTGCGCCATCCGCGGTTCATGCGCTGGCGCCGATCGTTAACCCGCCGGTTTCCACAATCGCATCGCCACGAAGTGCTGTGGGGATTCCCTGGGAGGGGTACGCACCCCTTCAAACAAGCGCTCCTGGAAGATCTCGATCAAGCGCAAGATGTCCGCCTGATGTCCGCCTACTTCCTCCCCACGCTCAGAATCCGCCGGGCGCTCTGGCGCGTCCTGCGTCGCGGCGGCCGCGTCAGACTGCTAGTGCCCGGAATCTCCGACGTGCCGATGTCCCAGTCCGCCACCATGTTCCTCTATGACAAATTGCTTCGATCGGGCGTCGAGTTGTTCGAATACCAACCCCAAATTCTGCACGGTAAATTGATCCTGATCGACAACGTCGTTTACGCCGGCTCTTCAAATCTGGACACCCGGAGTTTGAACATCAATTACGAGGTGATGTTGCGAATGACGGATCGCCGGTTGGTGGAAGAGGCCCGCTCGCTCTTTGATGGAGCCCTGCTCCACAGTCGCCGGGTGCAACTGAAGACTTGGCGGCGCGAACGGCCTTGGTACCGGCGCTGGCATCAGGCTTGGTCTTACTTGTTCCTCTCACGAATCGACCTCTACTTCGCCAAGAAAATGTGGCGCCGAAGCGGATGA
- a CDS encoding ABC transporter substrate-binding protein, whose product MQSTSSSDQTLQLSLGHSPDPDDAFMFYGMASGRLPTPGYQFQHILQDIQTLNERATRGELDISAVSIHAYPHIASQYALLPSGASMGDGYGPMVVARSPRTKSEVARGRIAIPGRLTSAFLALQLWLGKGGDELDLIVVPFDEIFTAVKEGLAESGLIIHEGQLTYEREGMVVCVDLGVWWGTQQEGLPLPLGGNVIHKRHSPQVRSEVSRLLTSSIQFSLDHRLDAVAHALRYARDMGIDLADRFVGMYVNHWTLDYGEKGRESIRRFLGAGQERGLVPQVRELEFVV is encoded by the coding sequence ATGCAATCGACCTCGAGTTCGGATCAGACGCTTCAGCTGTCCCTGGGACATTCTCCGGATCCCGACGACGCATTTATGTTTTACGGCATGGCCAGCGGACGCCTGCCCACTCCGGGTTATCAATTTCAGCACATCTTGCAGGACATCCAAACGTTGAATGAGCGGGCCACCCGGGGCGAACTTGATATCTCGGCGGTCAGCATCCACGCCTATCCCCATATCGCCTCCCAATATGCGCTTTTGCCGAGCGGGGCGAGCATGGGGGACGGCTATGGCCCGATGGTGGTAGCCAGGAGTCCACGCACGAAATCCGAGGTGGCTCGCGGTCGCATTGCCATTCCCGGACGCCTCACGAGCGCTTTTCTCGCCTTGCAGCTTTGGCTGGGCAAGGGCGGGGATGAATTGGATCTGATCGTCGTCCCGTTTGACGAGATTTTTACCGCGGTGAAGGAGGGCCTTGCGGAGTCTGGACTCATCATTCACGAGGGACAATTGACTTACGAAAGGGAGGGCATGGTGGTTTGTGTGGACTTGGGGGTCTGGTGGGGAACCCAGCAGGAGGGGCTCCCGTTGCCTTTGGGCGGGAATGTCATCCACAAGCGGCACTCGCCCCAGGTCCGGTCCGAAGTGTCCCGCCTCCTGACCTCAAGCATTCAGTTCAGCCTCGATCACCGGCTGGATGCGGTCGCGCATGCGTTGCGTTACGCCCGCGACATGGGGATCGATCTGGCGGATCGCTTCGTCGGCATGTACGTGAACCATTGGACCCTGGATTATGGCGAAAAGGGCAGGGAATCCATCCGGCGGTTTTTGGGAGCCGGGCAAGAGCGCGGGCTGGTGCCCCAAGTGCGTGAACTGGAGTTTGTGGTTTGA
- the lysA gene encoding diaminopimelate decarboxylase, translated as MHRFHYLRGQLHCESVSVEDLARRHGTPLYIYSRGTLEDHFGRLDHALAPLDHLICFAMKSNSNAAVMRTLARLGGGFDIVSAGELQRVLQAGGDPSRCVFAGVGKTEEEIRFALRQGIYSFNVESEPEIDRIDRVAQRLNKKAPIAVRVNPNVDAHTHSKITTGTYENKFGVAFENVAAVYARAARRKHIRLRGLQMHIGSQLTEVRPFQMAVEKVLPLARQLASRHGLEFFSIGGGIGIIYQNALASGNTDWWQSGHGRKMLTPALYAATLVPLLQPLGLRILVEPGRFIVGNAGILVTRVEYVKKTGRKNFVIVDAAMNDLIRPAFYDSYHEIVPLRQMRSRPISSDVVGPICESGDYFAKDRPLPKVGEGDYLALLSAGAYGFVMASNYNSRALAAEIMVDGKRSAVVRKRQSIEDLWRDESIPAWLK; from the coding sequence ATGCATCGCTTTCACTACCTACGAGGCCAGTTGCACTGCGAGTCCGTGTCCGTTGAGGATCTGGCCCGCCGCCATGGCACGCCCCTCTACATCTATTCACGGGGCACTCTGGAGGACCATTTCGGGCGGCTCGATCACGCGCTGGCGCCCTTGGATCATCTCATCTGCTTCGCGATGAAATCGAACTCCAACGCGGCCGTCATGCGCACCCTTGCCCGGTTGGGAGGCGGGTTCGACATCGTCAGCGCCGGGGAGCTTCAACGCGTTCTCCAGGCGGGTGGCGATCCCTCCCGCTGCGTGTTTGCCGGCGTGGGCAAGACCGAGGAGGAGATCAGGTTCGCCCTCCGCCAGGGCATCTACAGCTTCAATGTGGAAAGCGAACCCGAGATCGATCGCATCGACCGAGTGGCGCAGCGGCTCAACAAGAAGGCGCCCATCGCCGTTCGGGTGAATCCCAACGTGGACGCCCACACGCATTCCAAAATCACCACCGGGACCTATGAAAACAAGTTCGGGGTAGCCTTCGAGAATGTGGCTGCCGTTTACGCCCGCGCCGCCCGCCGCAAGCACATCCGTTTGCGCGGATTGCAAATGCACATTGGTTCCCAGCTCACCGAGGTGCGCCCATTCCAGATGGCGGTGGAAAAAGTGCTGCCCCTGGCACGACAACTGGCGTCAAGGCATGGGCTTGAGTTTTTCAGCATCGGGGGAGGCATCGGCATCATTTATCAAAATGCACTCGCGAGCGGGAACACCGACTGGTGGCAATCGGGGCATGGGCGAAAGATGCTCACGCCGGCACTCTATGCGGCCACCTTGGTGCCCTTGCTGCAGCCGCTGGGACTTCGCATCCTGGTCGAACCGGGACGATTCATCGTCGGCAATGCCGGCATCCTGGTCACACGGGTGGAATACGTGAAGAAAACTGGACGCAAGAACTTCGTGATCGTGGACGCCGCCATGAACGACCTGATCCGCCCGGCCTTTTACGATTCCTACCATGAAATTGTCCCGCTGCGCCAAATGCGGAGCCGCCCCATTTCATCCGATGTCGTGGGCCCCATTTGCGAGTCCGGAGACTACTTCGCGAAAGACCGGCCCTTGCCCAAAGTTGGCGAGGGCGATTATCTGGCCCTTTTGAGCGCCGGTGCCTATGGTTTTGTCATGGCCTCAAATTACAATTCGCGCGCTTTGGCCGCGGAGATCATGGTGGATGGCAAGCGCTCGGCGGTGGTCCGAAAACGCCAGTCCATCGAGGATCTTTGGCGCGACGAATCCATCCCGGCCTGGCTGAAATAG
- a CDS encoding SMP-30/gluconolactonase/LRE family protein, translating to MSLSLGAAEFEVAQEPQFRKLLPRDAKLAKIAGDLKFVEGPVWLDRDGGILVFSDIPANRMYQWSADGGLKEFRDPSHHANGNTTDRKAKVLYTCEHGARRVTRTAPGAAPVTLVERFRNQRLNSPNDVVLKRDGTIWFTDPDYGIQREQREQEANFVFRFHPETKELNAVARDFDKPNGLCFSPDEKRLYVADSGSPRHIRVFDVEWDNTLSNGRIFCKIDRGGPDGIRADREGRIWSSAGDGVQIFDVRGGLIGKILTPESPANLCFGGKNGRTLFITARTSVYAIETDTKGAR from the coding sequence ATGTCGCTGTCCCTTGGGGCCGCGGAGTTCGAAGTCGCGCAAGAACCCCAGTTCCGGAAACTGCTTCCGCGGGACGCCAAGCTGGCCAAGATTGCCGGTGACCTGAAGTTCGTCGAGGGACCCGTCTGGCTGGATCGCGACGGGGGGATTTTGGTGTTCAGCGATATCCCGGCCAACCGCATGTATCAATGGAGCGCGGATGGCGGACTCAAGGAGTTTCGCGATCCAAGCCATCACGCCAACGGCAACACGACCGACCGCAAAGCCAAGGTTCTTTACACCTGCGAACACGGGGCTCGCCGAGTCACCAGGACCGCGCCCGGTGCTGCGCCGGTCACGCTGGTGGAACGTTTTCGCAACCAGCGTCTCAATTCTCCCAACGACGTGGTCTTGAAGCGCGACGGGACCATTTGGTTCACCGATCCCGATTATGGCATCCAGCGCGAACAGCGGGAGCAGGAGGCCAATTTTGTCTTCCGATTCCATCCCGAGACCAAGGAACTGAACGCGGTGGCGCGCGATTTCGACAAACCGAACGGCCTCTGCTTTTCCCCCGACGAAAAACGATTGTATGTCGCGGACTCGGGATCCCCCCGCCACATCCGGGTTTTCGACGTCGAATGGGACAACACCCTTTCCAACGGGCGGATCTTCTGCAAGATCGACCGAGGCGGTCCGGACGGGATCCGCGCGGACCGCGAGGGACGCATCTGGTCGAGCGCGGGCGACGGGGTGCAGATCTTCGACGTTCGCGGCGGATTGATCGGAAAAATTCTGACTCCCGAGTCCCCGGCGAATCTGTGCTTTGGCGGCAAGAACGGACGAACCCTTTTCATCACCGCCCGCACTTCGGTCTACGCCATCGAGACGGACACCAAGGGCGCACGTTGA
- a CDS encoding NAD-dependent epimerase/dehydratase family protein — MNFRRDESIMLAALTRRFFEQRESGGDLEVWGDGTALREYTYSRDMARACLWCLDHFDGEGILNIGSTEENSVATIASLVAESLGLDPDRIRFDRTKPGGIHRRPTDNSTFVALSGFQYTPFREALQGTARWFEDHVSIPGAVRL; from the coding sequence ATGAACTTTAGACGCGACGAGTCGATCATGCTGGCCGCGCTCACCCGCAGGTTCTTTGAACAGCGGGAAAGCGGAGGCGATTTGGAAGTCTGGGGAGACGGCACCGCCTTGCGCGAATACACCTACAGCCGCGACATGGCACGGGCCTGCCTGTGGTGCCTCGATCACTTTGACGGGGAAGGCATCTTGAACATTGGATCCACCGAAGAGAATTCAGTGGCGACCATCGCCAGCCTCGTCGCTGAATCCTTGGGCCTCGATCCTGACCGCATCCGATTCGATCGAACCAAGCCCGGCGGCATTCACCGGCGCCCCACGGACAATTCGACCTTCGTCGCTCTCTCGGGATTCCAATACACCCCTTTCCGCGAGGCTTTGCAAGGAACGGCGAGATGGTTTGAGGACCATGTCTCCATCCCGGGGGCCGTTCGACTCTAA
- a CDS encoding NAD-dependent epimerase/dehydratase family protein has product MMNRFRKILVFGATGLTGRGLQAIAPQWPDREFIWLGSRDCNLTDAQAVLHCVGHHRPDAIMNLAAVSGGVGFSRSKPATMLRDNVLMNLHLLEAARLLGVPKSLHMLSVGMYPPSAPLPLRESCLHDGPAHESNYSYAYAKRLIEPAISAYRAEYGLNVVGVVPNGILART; this is encoded by the coding sequence ATGATGAATCGATTTCGAAAAATTCTGGTGTTCGGCGCGACGGGATTGACTGGACGAGGACTCCAAGCGATCGCCCCGCAGTGGCCGGATCGCGAGTTTATTTGGCTGGGATCCCGGGACTGCAATCTCACGGACGCCCAGGCCGTGTTGCATTGTGTCGGGCACCACCGGCCTGATGCGATTATGAATCTTGCCGCGGTGAGCGGAGGGGTGGGGTTTAGCCGGAGCAAACCCGCGACGATGCTTCGTGACAACGTGTTGATGAATCTTCACCTGCTGGAAGCGGCCCGCCTCCTCGGGGTGCCGAAGTCGCTGCACATGCTCTCGGTCGGAATGTATCCGCCTTCGGCTCCGCTGCCCCTTCGGGAAAGTTGCCTTCACGACGGACCGGCGCATGAGTCGAATTACAGCTATGCCTATGCGAAGCGGCTGATTGAACCGGCCATCTCGGCCTACCGGGCTGAATACGGGTTGAATGTGGTCGGAGTCGTGCCCAATGGCATTTTGGCGAGAACATGA
- a CDS encoding transketolase, with product MRKAFSETLTRVAEADERLLFVTGDLGFQVFDEFARRFGPRFVNAGVAEAQMINFAAGLAAEGWRPVAYSIASFATARPFEQIRYCVSYPGLPVVVVGAGRGLTYATSGVSHHALDDVALMSSLPNMTVVLPGDPREIEVLFPQLMTLSGPSYFSVGRFGEPRYEAEEPAVLGRARKLRSGVKIAILTSGEAAQEALAAVELLRPDAITPAVHQFHTVKPLDVAQLDALVEQGYRLLVVEEHLPQGGLWAAIAQWNMGRRVPVRMERLGPPDQFALGNLRRETFRERMGFDARAIAGLCRRLWFGAH from the coding sequence ATGAGGAAGGCGTTTTCCGAAACATTGACCCGGGTGGCGGAGGCGGATGAACGGTTGCTCTTTGTAACCGGCGATCTGGGTTTTCAGGTCTTCGATGAGTTTGCCCGCCGCTTCGGTCCGCGGTTTGTGAACGCGGGCGTGGCCGAAGCTCAAATGATCAATTTCGCCGCCGGGTTGGCGGCGGAAGGGTGGCGTCCGGTCGCCTACTCCATCGCCTCATTCGCGACCGCCCGGCCCTTCGAGCAAATTCGCTACTGCGTGAGCTACCCCGGACTGCCTGTGGTCGTGGTGGGGGCGGGGCGGGGACTGACCTATGCCACCAGTGGCGTGTCCCATCACGCACTGGATGATGTGGCCTTGATGTCGAGCTTGCCGAACATGACGGTGGTGTTGCCGGGAGATCCCAGGGAAATTGAGGTCCTCTTTCCTCAGCTCATGACTCTGTCAGGGCCGTCCTACTTCTCGGTGGGACGTTTTGGTGAGCCGCGCTATGAGGCTGAAGAACCCGCGGTCCTGGGTCGCGCGCGCAAGCTTCGCTCGGGCGTCAAGATCGCCATCCTGACCAGCGGCGAGGCGGCGCAGGAAGCACTCGCGGCGGTGGAACTCTTGCGCCCGGATGCCATCACTCCCGCCGTCCATCAGTTCCACACCGTGAAACCGCTCGACGTCGCGCAACTCGACGCTTTGGTCGAACAAGGTTACCGGCTCCTCGTGGTGGAAGAGCATCTGCCGCAAGGGGGACTTTGGGCGGCGATAGCGCAGTGGAACATGGGACGCCGAGTCCCTGTCCGGATGGAGCGACTGGGTCCGCCCGATCAATTCGCTCTCGGGAATCTGCGCCGGGAAACTTTTCGCGAACGGATGGGATTTGATGCGCGAGCGATCGCCGGCCTGTGCCGGAGACTTTGGTTCGGCGCTCATTGA
- a CDS encoding glycosyltransferase, with protein sequence MFEPHILEGGSATESLPEVMILASGYGTRLRPIVGDRPKVLAEVGGRPFLEWWLQTLATQGIRQVTLCVGYKAGMIRDHFGSRWGEMGIRYSKEDSPLGTGGALARAAQQARGEWILALNGDSFCEIDLRVMWEAHRARRALVTLAVTRSADTRRFGRVHWERPGLVTQFEEKSNQGGFGWINAGVYLPPRERLMADAQGGACSLERDLLPAWIEPGLRVESRTGRFIDIGTPESYLEAQTFFDPAPEAA encoded by the coding sequence ATGTTTGAACCCCACATCCTTGAAGGTGGATCGGCCACCGAATCGCTGCCGGAGGTGATGATTCTGGCCAGCGGCTACGGCACGCGGCTCAGGCCGATCGTGGGAGACCGTCCCAAGGTCCTTGCGGAAGTCGGGGGGCGACCCTTTCTGGAATGGTGGCTCCAAACGCTGGCGACTCAGGGCATCCGGCAGGTGACGTTGTGCGTGGGTTACAAGGCCGGCATGATTCGAGACCATTTTGGTTCCCGCTGGGGAGAGATGGGGATTCGTTATTCGAAAGAGGACTCGCCCCTGGGCACGGGGGGCGCCTTGGCGAGGGCGGCACAGCAGGCCCGCGGGGAATGGATCCTGGCCCTCAACGGCGACTCGTTCTGTGAGATCGATTTGCGTGTCATGTGGGAAGCTCATCGAGCGAGAAGGGCTCTCGTGACCCTCGCCGTGACCCGCAGCGCTGATACCCGCCGATTCGGCCGAGTGCATTGGGAACGGCCGGGCCTTGTGACCCAGTTCGAGGAAAAATCGAATCAAGGCGGATTTGGTTGGATCAATGCCGGTGTGTATCTCCCGCCTCGCGAGCGCCTCATGGCAGACGCCCAAGGCGGCGCGTGTTCGCTCGAACGTGATTTGCTTCCGGCGTGGATCGAACCCGGACTGCGGGTCGAGAGCCGGACGGGGCGTTTCATCGACATCGGCACCCCCGAATCCTATCTCGAAGCGCAAACTTTTTTCGATCCCGCACCGGAAGCTGCTTGA